The nucleotide window GCGCGCATGCTGGCCGAAAGAGACAATCCCCAGGCTGACTGCATCTGGGGCTGGGCGGTGACCAATATGTCGGAATTTGTCCCCAAGGGTATGCTGGTCCCATACAAACCCAAAGGCTGGGATAAGATTCCGGCCAATTTCAAGGACCCCAAAGGTTACTGGACTGCCATTGACCTGTATGCCGCCGCATTGGTCCCGAACACCAAAGTTCTGGAACAAAAAAACATGCCGATGCCCAAGGGCTGGAATGATCTTTTGAATCCGGTTTACAAAGACGCTCTGATCATGCCCAACCCGGCCAGCTCCGGCACGGGATTTTTACAGGTCGCCAGCCTGCTGGTGATGATGGACCCGGATTACAAGAACAAACCCGTCGAACAGAACAAAGCATGGGATTTTTTAAAGAAACTGGATAAAAACATGGGCCAGTACATCAAGAGCGGCTCCAAACCGGCCAAGCTGACCGCCGCCGGCGAATATGCAGTCGGCGCTTCTTTTGCTTTTGTGTACTCTTCTTTGAAAAAGAAAGGCTTTCCGGTTGCACTGGTAATGCCGCAGGAAGGCGCCGGATTTGAACTTGAGGCCAACGCGCTGCTCAAGGGCGCTAAAAATGAGGCCGCCGCCAAGAAATTTTTGGACTGGGCCATCAGCAAACAGGCCATGGAAGAATATGCCAAATTCAAACTGGGCGTCACCTATCCCGGTGTTTCCGGGCCAAAAGACCTGCCCGCCCTTGAAACGATTAAACTGGCCCCGATGGATTTTCCGTGGCAGTCTGAAAATCGCACCAAAATCCTGGAAGTCTGGCAAAGCCATTTCCTGAGATAGACCTGTCTTTCATGATGCATTTAGAAACTTCATAAATCCTCCTCCGGGAGGATTTATGAAGTTTTGTCTTTAATCGGATCTACTTATGGAAACCACCTCTAAAGAGCTTGTTTTAAAAAATATCAACAAAAATTTCGGCGAGCTGGTGGCGGTCAAGGATGTTGATCTGGTGATCGAACCCGGTGAGTTTGTTTGCTTTTTGGGACCCAGCGGATGCGGCAAAACCACACTGTTAAGAATCATCACCGGATTCGAGCAGCAGACCAGCGGGGACGTCATTTATGACGGCAAAATTATCAATGATGTTATTCCGCAGAAACGGGATTTTGGGATCGTTTTCCAGTCTTATGCTCTGTTTCCCAACATGACGGTGCATCAGAATGTCGCCTTTGGCTTAAAAATGCGTAAAATGCCCAACCGACTGATCGATGAACGTGTCAGTGAAATCCTCCAGCTGGTGGGACTGGCTGACTGGGAAAGCCATTACCCCTCCCAGCTCAGCGGTGGCCAGCAGCAACGGGTGGCATTGGGCCGGGCGCTGGCAATCAAGCCGAAAGTCCTTTTACTCGATGAACCCTTGAGCGCTTTGGATGCCAAGATCCGTATCCGTCTTCGCACGGTTATCAAAAAGCTGCAGGAAGAGCTCGGTATTACCATGATCTATGTCACCCATGACCAGGAAGAAGCCCTGGCGATGGCGGATCGAGTTGCAATCATGCGGGATGGTGAGATCAGACAGATCGGCTCGCCGTGGGAAATTTACAAAAAGCCAAAAACCAGCTTTATTGCTGAATTTGTGGGCACCTCCAACTTTATCACCGGCAAGAAAATAAACGGCAAAGTCCAGTTTGGCCGGCTGGAACTAGCGATCGCAAACCTCGCTGATTCCGAAAAAGGGACGGTATATCTGGCCATTCGGCCCGAAAACATTGAGCTGGTGGATGAAAGCTCGCTCGCCGAAAACTATCTACCTTCCAATATTGTTGAAGTTGAAGCCGAGGTTATAAATTTTTTAGGCGCCATTGTCAGAGTGACGTTTATCCTGGAAGAAGAAGAAATGCTGGTGGATATTTCCGAAAAAGAATTTGAGCGTCTGGGCTTAAAACGCAAGGATAAATTTAAACTTTATTTTCCGCCGGAGGCGTTTCATCAGTATGAGGAGTTGTTCAGAAAACTCATTTAGAAGTTGGCTTAAAAATGCATCTAACGCCCAAGGGCTTTGTTAAAAACCGATTCGAAATACTCAAATACTACCGTGTATGCTCCGTTTTCGAATCGGTTTTGCGCCGCGCCCTTGGACGTGATCTACTATTTTTAAGCCAACTTCAATAAATTCAAAGCCTTTAGTTTATCAGGTTAGAGCAATTTTAAGGAATCTTCAGATTCGCAAATAATTTAAGATTTGCATAATGGATACAACCGCTGCTGCTGACATATCCGCACAATACCAAGTTTCGGCCGCAAGGATGGAGATCGATCGCTTTATTGTTCCCACAGTGACGATTTTCATTGGCCTAATCCTTTGCTTTTTTATGCTTTTTCCCCTGTCGGCCATTCTCAAGATGAGTTTCTTCAAAGGTGGCGAGTTTGCCCTGGCCAATTTCACTTTCGCCAATTTTCAAAAATATTTCACCACCGCTTACACCGTCAGAGCGCTGTGGCATAGCCTGTATGTATCGGTCGTCACAACTATTATCGTTACGATTATCGTGTTTTTTTACGCCTATGCGATGACCCGCACCACCATTCGCGGCAAGACCTTTTTTCGCAATATCATCATGTTGCCGCTGATAGCACCATCAATTATTCAGGCGTTGGCGTTGATTTATCTGTTCGGCCGCAATGGTCTGATAACAGCTCATCTTCTAAAAACAGACTGGAATATTTACGGGGCGACCGGCATTATTGTATCCGAAGTTCTGTATTGCCTGCCGCACGCTTTTGTCATTTTATATACCACCCTATCGGCAGTGGACATCCGGTTGGATGAAGCCGCTGAAAGCCTGGGCGCGTCACCTTTTAAAGTATTCACCCGTATCACATTGCCGTCTGCAAAATACGGCATTTTCAGTGCCGCAGCCTTGACGTTCAATTTAACCATTACCGATTTCGGTAACCCGGTGGTCATCGGTGCCGATTATAATGTGCTGGCCACCGAAATCTATGCCCAGGTCACCAATCTCTACCGCTTTGACCTGGGAGCAACCATCAGCATCATTTTACTGGTGCCGTCGCTGATGGCGTTCATGCTTAATTATTACATTTCCCGCAAAACATTTTCGATGATCAGCGGGGCGGCCAGACCCGTGATTCCACCATCGCGGCCGCTAAAAAAGATCTCCTACACGATTTATTGCAGCCTGGTGACTTTTGCCATTTTTCTTGTATTTGCCACCGTTATCATCGGCTCTTTTGTTAAAATTTGGCCCTATGACTGGACGCTGACCCTGGCCCATTATAATTTTCCCTCCATCGGCGGATATTCCGCTATCTGGACCAGTGTCTGGGTTTCGCTGATCGTAGGAATTGTCGGTGCATTTATCACACTAGTTGCCGGTTATGTTATGGAAACCCGCAAGCCGTTTATGAAACAGACGATTTATTTATTGTCGGTCATGCCGGCGGCAATCCCCGGTCTGGTGATGGGACTGGGATACATTCTGGCCTTTAACAAACCGTATTACTTTTTTTATGGAACCCCCTGGATCATTGTGATCAATATCGTGATCTGCAATTTCACCCTGGGTATCTTGTCCAGTATATCCAATCTGCGAAACATCGATCCGTCCATTGAAGAGGCAGCCATCAGCCTCGGCGGCGATACCTTCCGCACGTTTTTCCGCATTATCTTTCCCCTGTCACGGGTAGCCTTCTTTCAAAACTTTGTCTATTTCTTCATGCGCTCAATGACCACTATCAGCGCCGTGATCTTTCTGGTTTCGGCCACCGTCCACCTGGCAGCCATCGAAATCATCATGTTAGACAATGATGGTTGGACTGCCAGCGCCAATGCCATGAGCACCTGTATCATTGTGATTGTATTGGCTATGCTGGGAATTTTGCAGATTGTGGCTAAAAAGACAGGTCGGCGACCGGAAGGTTTAGTGTCTGAAGTGTGATGCGTTTGGGAAGTCGAACAGACCTCTTGAGCGTAGGTAAAATTTAAAATTCTTTAGGCTTTAATGAAATTTTGGGCCTTTGCGGCTTTGCGTGAGGCCATATTAATTTTCGCTCAAAACAGAACAGGCAGGTCTATCACGGAGAATCCTTAGGACAAATTATACGGAGTTAAACTTTCGTAACCATTTTGCGTTACCAGGATGGTTTGCTCAAACTGAGCGGATAAAGACTTATCTTTAGTCACCGCCGTCCAATTGTCATCCAGAATTTTCAATTCGTGGCTACCCATATTGATCATGGGTTCGATCGTAAAAACCATCCCCGGAATAAGACGAATGCCCTGCCCTCGCCGGCCAAAATGCGGGACCTGAGGCGCCTCGTGAAATTCAAACCCGACGCCATGGCCGACAAAGTCTCTTACCACCGAACAATTCTGGCTCTCAGCGTAAGTTTGAATGGCCCAACCAATATCGCCGATGGTGTTGCCGGGTTGAACCATAGCCATACCGCGTTTGAGACACTCTTTAGCAACGCCGACAATTTTAACTGCATCGGGCCCGGGCGTGCCGACAAAAAAGGTTTGATTGGCATCCGCATAATAGCCGTCCAACACCGAAGTAATGTCGATATTGACGATATCGCCGTCTTCCAGCACCCGCGTGCCGGGGATACCGTGGCACACAACTTCGTTAACCGAAACACAGACACTTTTCGGAAATCCTCTGTAATTTAGAGGCGCCGGGCGGGCCCCGTTTTTAACGGTAAACTCATGCACCATGGTGTTAATATCATCTGTCTTTATTCCCGGTCGAATAAGATGAGTGATCTGATCAAAAGTGTCCAAAACCAGCTGCCCGGCACTGCGAATACCCAATATATCGGATTGCTTTTTTAGACGGATCTTGTAGCGTTGGGCATACAGCGCTCCGGGATCTTTACTATCCTGGGTTTCTTTTCCCAGACAGCATCTTTTATATTTTAGCCCGCTGCCGCAGGGGCAGGGATCATTTCGACCCACTTTCACGGATGTATCCTTTTTAGTTAGCAGATTTAATCTGGTTTTAGATTTCATTTAACAGAGACTCAGTCATGATCCGCCCGCTGATGGTCTCAATGAGGTGGACATCATTAGCTTCTTATCAAAATTGATTCTTGTATACCAAATACTATCTTAATTCAACCATAATGCAAAGTAAAACCAGTCAGGATAAATTTTCATGTTTGCTATTCATTCAAAAAAATATCATAATAACCGCATCAGAATATAAGCGCAGATCAAGTGATAAACATCGAATCACCGGAGATTCAGGCTGATGCATTTTGAGGTGTCAGGCGTAACGGTTTCGCCATTAATCCCCTTTGGCGTGGCATTTATTGTCTCACTGTTTACTTCAACCGCCGGGGTATCCGGCGCATTCCTTTTATTGCCCTTTCAGGTCAGTATATTGGGTTTTACAAGCCCAGCAGTTTCTCCCACGAATCTGTTCTATAATGTCGTTTCCATCCCCAGCGGCGTTTATCGCTACATGCGAGAACAGCGCATGTCCTGGCCGCTGACCTGGGTTATTATCATCGGAACCCTGCCGGGTATATTTATCGGCGCTATTATTCGAATTTTGTATTTGCCGGATCCAAAAAGTTTCAAATTTTTTGCCGGTTGCGTACTTTTATATATCGGCCTGCGACTCGTTCAATCAACGATTAAAAAAAATGATATTTCAATTGAAAAAGCAAAAGCTGCCGAAGAACGTTTCTATGCCGAACAAGACAGCAAGGCAGCGAAGGCTGAAAATAAACCCATCCAGACAACCGGTGTTAAAACCATCAACGTCTCCCTAACCCGTTTCAGCTATAGCTTTTACGGTGAGACCTTTTCTTTTAATACCATAGCTTTGCTGGTGCTCGCGTTTATCGTTGGAATTGTCGGGGGCACTTACGGTATTGGTGGGGGGGCTATTATTGCACCATTTCTGGTAGCGTTTTTCGGTTTACCGGTGTACACCATCGCCGGTGCCACCTTGTTTGCCACGTTTGCCACTTCGATTGCCGGGGTTGTCTTTTATGCCGGCATTGCCCCGTTATTTGCGTATACCGGTCTGGCAATTGCACCGGACTGGGCGCTGGGCGCTTTATTTGGCGCCGGCGGTTTTTTAGGCATTTATTGCGGCGCACGTCTTCAAAAATATATGCCCGCCAAGATCATCAAGATTATTCTCATGCTCACCCTGCTCTTCGTCGCCATCCGATACATTTCATCTATTTTTTAATTGGTTCATAAATTCCAATGTATGGGGATTCACGCACAATGTTGCAATCCCAAACTATTAGGTTTCGGGTTTCAGGTGTCAGGTGTCAGGGCACATCGGAAAGACAGGGCAGTGCAGATGGTGAAAGCGAGTAAATAAGGTATTATCTGGCGTCTGTTTCCTGTCCCATTAGTTACTGACACCCGAAACCTGACACCTGAAACCTTTACGTCCGGTAAAAATTTACGAATTTAATATTGGTTTAGAGCCATTTAACAGTATTTGGATCATACTTGAGGGTGACGTGCTGGCCCGGATAGAGGTTTTCCTGTTGAACCTTGTGGTGGGACAATTTTAGGGTAAGCGGCAGGGAACCGATAAGAATGGTGGCCAGCGTATCGGCGCTGTTTTTATCAAGTGTCAGACGGGTGACGATGCCCTTTAGGATAGGGGCATCGTGTTCATCTCGCTGCTTATCCATTCCATTAGCGATGCCTGAGAGTCCAAGAATAGCCACTGCATCCGGTCCGGGCGGGTCGGACAAGCGAATACACTGCCCGTCGGGTAATTGTTTTTCCCAAAGATGTCCGCTCAAAGGACGCCAGGGACCGAAAATGATATTTTCCCTGCCGGTGCCGAACAAACGACCTTTAAACAAGTGCATTACCTGGTCACAAACATCGTACAGCCAGTCGCGGTCGTGGCTGGCGATGAGCAAAGTGGTGTTCCACTCCCGGCGCGCCATCAAAGCCGCTTCTTTGATCTGCTGTGCGCTGGCAACATCGACATTGGCGGTGGGCTCGTCCAACAGCAATATTTCCGGTTTGAGCACCAAGCGGGCAGCCAGCGCCACCCGCTGGGTCTCCCCGCCGGAAAGCTGATGGGCGGGGGAATCCATAAAATCCGCCATCCCCACCATATTGAGCCCCTTGATAATTCGGCGCTTGCGCTCTTCTTTGTCAATGCCTCTGATTTTCAGACCGAATTCCATGTTATTAAATACGCTCGTCGTAAAAAGAAGGGGCAATTGATCAACCAGAACCACTTCCTTACGCAAACGCTGCAAGTAAGGCTCAACAAACTGTACCGGTTTAGATTTATACGTCAACACACCGTTGGTGAGGGGCTCAAGAAAGGCTAGAATATTTAACAGGGTGGTTTTGCCGGCACCGTTGGGGCCCTGCAGCCCATAAATCGCCCCTTTTGCGATATCCAGTTTCTGAATATCAAGAATCGTACGATCCTGATATGTTTTGGTCAGCCGCGCAATATTAAATAGCATCAGGAACGAATCCTTCCCTGAAATAAATGAAATAACAGATTCATTGCGAAACTCAGACCCAGCAGCACAATGCCCAGGGCCACCGCCAGGGTAAAGGCGCCTTTGTCATATTCCAGGGCCATGGCGGTAGTCATGGTGCGGGTAAATCCGCGAATGTTGCCGCCCAGCATCATGCTGATACCGACTTCCGAGATGACGCGGCCGTATGCTGCAATGACCGCGGCCACTATACCGTAACGCGCTTCACGGAATATGACAAAGGCCGTTTGCAGGCGATTGGCGCCAAGGGTCATCGCTGTCTTGCGGTAGCGCTGATCAATTCGGCTGATGGCTGCAATGGTCAGCGCTGTGATCACCGGGATGATCAGCAAAGTCTGACCAATAATAATGGCTTTCTGGGTGTACAGCAGGTCGAAAACACCCAGTACCCCGCGGCGGGAAATAAAGGCATATACAAAAAGCCCGATGACCACCGTTGGAACCGCCAGCAGCGTATTGAGGCAGGTAATCATAAAGCGCTTGCCCGGAAAAGATTCAAAGGCAACCAAAAAACCGAGCGGAATCCCCACCAAACTGGCAAAAAGCGTTGAATAACCGCTGACCTTTAAAGAAACGGCAACGATATCAACCATCTCCTGATCAAGTGAAACAACCAGGGCAATGGCGGAAATAAAACTGTCAATCAGCAATTCCACAATTGGTGCTCAATCCAGGGTGTTAAATAATCAAAAATGTTATTGCTTATAATTTCAAAATAGCCTTTAGCTAAAGGTTGGCCGGTTGAGCCAGTTAGGCCGGTTTATGAATGAAAGTGACTGATTTGAAGATTGCGTAACCGGCTAAACGGGCCAACGGGCTCAACGGGCACAACCTATTTAACCGCATCCGGATAAAATAGTTGTTTGCCCAACAGACGGTAATTATTGATCACTGTCTGCCCTTTGCTTGATACCAGCCATTCGGCAAAGGATTTGGACAGATCGTATTTGACGTGCGGATGTTTTTGGGGACTGATCGGAATCACCCCATAGGGATTTGCCAAAGCCGGATCCCCCTCGCACAGCACCACCAGGTCAATGGGCACATCGCGTCCGAATTTGTACTTAATATAGGTGCCCCTGTCGGCCAGGATGTATGCCTGCTTTTCATCTGCAAAGGTCAGGGCTTTGCCCATACCCTGCCCGATGGACAGATACCATTGGCCCTGGGGACGGACAAATCTAACTTCTTTTTTCTTGCCCTTTTTGACGATGGTTTGCGTCATTTTTTCCAGAGGTAAAGCGGTGGATTTCCAGAGGGCCTGCTCCTTTGAATGCGTGCCGCTGTCATCACCCCGCGAGACAAACCCTGCCTGGACCGCCGCAATTTTCTTGAGGGCCGCAGCCGCATGGGTCAACCCTTTTATGGCAGCCGGATCTTTTTGAGGGCCAAGAATAACAAAGTCATTATGCATGACGGCATAACGCTTTGTACCATACCCATCGTGCACAAATTTATCCTCACGGGCTTTGGCATGCACAAAGATGACATCCACATTACCGTCCATGCCATCGCGGATCGCCGCTCCGGTTCCTTTTGCAATGACCTTCACCTGAATGCCGGTATCCTTTTCCAGCTCAGGCAGCAAGATGTCCAGAAGACCGGAAGCCTGGGTGCTGGTTGTGGTCGACATCTTTATGATTTTATCCCCTGCCGAAGCAATGCCGCCAAAAAAATAAATCGTTAAAACCGCTATAAAAAGTTTAATCCCCAGTTTTTTCATTACATCCTCCCTTTGCATCCAATTTCCATATTCGCTCCACTGTCATTTGTCTCTTGTCATCTATCTTCTGCTTGCCCGGCGTCTTGTCCGGCGAAGTTTTTTTGGCCGCCATAGCTTTAGCGACGGCGGTTAACGAAGACGGAAGCTCGTCAGAGTGAAGACGGGTCATCTGTCTTCTGTTCTGTATCATCCGCACCCGGATATATCATCTTACCGCTTAAGCTGATATCATAGCCCTGTAAGGCATCCGCCATGGTCCGAAACGGCTCTTCGTGCAAAAGACCTAAAAACCGCTGAATGGCTTCATCAAAAAATCGATCCTTTAGAACCATCAGATCAAATCGTTCCCAGCGAATGGGGATAAAATCGATATTCAATAACCCGGCGACAGTCCCGATGCCGGGGCCGGTGTCGGCACGCCCGGCCAGGATTTCAAGCCCCACGTCCAGATGACGGTGAACCTCATTACCGTAACCATCGATTTTTTCTCCTTTAATGCCGGCTTTTTTAAATTCGCGATCCAGCAATAGACGCGTTCCGGTCCCCGGCGATCGGTTGACGATTCGCATATCGGGTTGGGTTAGATCGGCGACGCCGCAAATCTTTTTGGGATTGCCCTTTGCCACCAGGAGACCTTGCTCGCGCCGTGAAAAATTGACTACCGCCGGCATGGAGTCCAGCTCCTGGAAAGCATATTCAAAATTATAGTCTTCCTCATCATCCTGCAGCAGGTGGCTTGAAGCAATATGGCATAGATTCTGGCGTAGGGCTCGCAGGCCGCCCATGCTGCCCAGGTTTCCAAATACTGCTAAAGGTGCCTGAGTCTGGCTGTTGAAAAGCGAAATCGCACGATCCAATAAGGGATCGTTGCTGCCGGCCAGAATAAGGATACCCGGGTCTATGGAATGAAGGTTGCCTGTTTCCGGATAGTTGATGGTCTGGGTTTCAACCCATTGTTCCACCAGATGCCTGGGAAACAGCCATTTACCCGTTACTTTGGAAGCCGGCAAACCTTTTTCAGCCACCAGGGTGTAAACCATCTTTTCATTCACATTTAAAAATTCAGCGACTTCTTTAGTGGTCAAAAGCTTTTTCATAATGATCCGCCTGTGGACCCACAACGCCTTTTCAGGGCCAAATCCAGATTTTCAAAGTGGTTTTATAGCTTTTATTGTAATAATATGTCAATATTATTACTGAACTTATAGTTTATAATACTTATAATTACAAATAATAACAATAAATCTTATTTTTCAGCTGCTTAACGGGAGATTTCAGCTTTAAATAGAAAGCTTGATTCAGGCGCTCGATCTCAGATCGGGCAATCAGGCGTGGGTTAAATACAAATCCAAATTTTTATTGTACTTATTTATACAAATAGATTTTGTTACCTTATATAATATAAGGAAGTAACAACAGCGAGGAATTCGTTGCGCAACACTAGCGGGTTTTATCAGGCCAGGGGCAAATTTTGTTTAGCGGACAATGTGGGCATTTGGGTTTGCGGGCCATACAGGTGGCGCGGCCAAAAAAAATCAGTCGCAAACAGAAATCATTCCAATCGCGCCGCGGAATGATTTTCATCAGATCAAATTCAATTTTAACTGGATTTTTGTTTGCGCTTAAACCCAGCCGGTTTGAAATACGCGCGACATGGGTGTCAACCACAACACCGGGAATGCCGAATGCAGCCCCCAGAACCACGTTGGCGGTCTTGCGCCCTACCCCCGGAAGCTTCACCAGCTCTTCCAGAGTTTGAGGCACCTGCCCATCATGCCGGTCTAAAATGGCTCGGGCGCAATTTTTTATGTTTTTGGCCTTGTTATGGAAAAAACCGGTGGAGCGAATCAGGTTTTCAATGGTCTTAAGATGGGCCGCGGCAAAATCAGCAGGGGTTTTCAGGCGCTTAAAGAGTACCGGTGTCACCTGGTTGACCTGCTTGTCGGTGCATTGGGCCGAAAGGATGGTTGCCACCAGAAGT belongs to Desulfobacterales bacterium and includes:
- a CDS encoding ABC transporter permease is translated as MELLIDSFISAIALVVSLDQEMVDIVAVSLKVSGYSTLFASLVGIPLGFLVAFESFPGKRFMITCLNTLLAVPTVVIGLFVYAFISRRGVLGVFDLLYTQKAIIIGQTLLIIPVITALTIAAISRIDQRYRKTAMTLGANRLQTAFVIFREARYGIVAAVIAAYGRVISEVGISMMLGGNIRGFTRTMTTAMALEYDKGAFTLAVALGIVLLGLSFAMNLLFHLFQGRIRS
- the map gene encoding type I methionyl aminopeptidase, whose product is MKSKTRLNLLTKKDTSVKVGRNDPCPCGSGLKYKRCCLGKETQDSKDPGALYAQRYKIRLKKQSDILGIRSAGQLVLDTFDQITHLIRPGIKTDDINTMVHEFTVKNGARPAPLNYRGFPKSVCVSVNEVVCHGIPGTRVLEDGDIVNIDITSVLDGYYADANQTFFVGTPGPDAVKIVGVAKECLKRGMAMVQPGNTIGDIGWAIQTYAESQNCSVVRDFVGHGVGFEFHEAPQVPHFGRRGQGIRLIPGMVFTIEPMINMGSHELKILDDNWTAVTKDKSLSAQFEQTILVTQNGYESLTPYNLS
- a CDS encoding sulfite exporter TauE/SafE family protein; its protein translation is MHFEVSGVTVSPLIPFGVAFIVSLFTSTAGVSGAFLLLPFQVSILGFTSPAVSPTNLFYNVVSIPSGVYRYMREQRMSWPLTWVIIIGTLPGIFIGAIIRILYLPDPKSFKFFAGCVLLYIGLRLVQSTIKKNDISIEKAKAAEERFYAEQDSKAAKAENKPIQTTGVKTINVSLTRFSYSFYGETFSFNTIALLVLAFIVGIVGGTYGIGGGAIIAPFLVAFFGLPVYTIAGATLFATFATSIAGVVFYAGIAPLFAYTGLAIAPDWALGALFGAGGFLGIYCGARLQKYMPAKIIKIILMLTLLFVAIRYISSIF
- the nth gene encoding endonuclease III, with the translated sequence MQVKTRADKIRRILREIFPEVKTQLFHQNPFQLLVATILSAQCTDKQVNQVTPVLFKRLKTPADFAAAHLKTIENLIRSTGFFHNKAKNIKNCARAILDRHDGQVPQTLEELVKLPGVGRKTANVVLGAAFGIPGVVVDTHVARISNRLGLSANKNPVKIEFDLMKIIPRRDWNDFCLRLIFFGRATCMARKPKCPHCPLNKICPWPDKTR
- a CDS encoding ATP-binding cassette domain-containing protein, with protein sequence METTSKELVLKNINKNFGELVAVKDVDLVIEPGEFVCFLGPSGCGKTTLLRIITGFEQQTSGDVIYDGKIINDVIPQKRDFGIVFQSYALFPNMTVHQNVAFGLKMRKMPNRLIDERVSEILQLVGLADWESHYPSQLSGGQQQRVALGRALAIKPKVLLLDEPLSALDAKIRIRLRTVIKKLQEELGITMIYVTHDQEEALAMADRVAIMRDGEIRQIGSPWEIYKKPKTSFIAEFVGTSNFITGKKINGKVQFGRLELAIANLADSEKGTVYLAIRPENIELVDESSLAENYLPSNIVEVEAEVINFLGAIVRVTFILEEEEMLVDISEKEFERLGLKRKDKFKLYFPPEAFHQYEELFRKLI
- a CDS encoding helix-turn-helix transcriptional regulator — its product is MKKLLTTKEVAEFLNVNEKMVYTLVAEKGLPASKVTGKWLFPRHLVEQWVETQTINYPETGNLHSIDPGILILAGSNDPLLDRAISLFNSQTQAPLAVFGNLGSMGGLRALRQNLCHIASSHLLQDDEEDYNFEYAFQELDSMPAVVNFSRREQGLLVAKGNPKKICGVADLTQPDMRIVNRSPGTGTRLLLDREFKKAGIKGEKIDGYGNEVHRHLDVGLEILAGRADTGPGIGTVAGLLNIDFIPIRWERFDLMVLKDRFFDEAIQRFLGLLHEEPFRTMADALQGYDISLSGKMIYPGADDTEQKTDDPSSL
- a CDS encoding ABC transporter ATP-binding protein, which translates into the protein MLFNIARLTKTYQDRTILDIQKLDIAKGAIYGLQGPNGAGKTTLLNILAFLEPLTNGVLTYKSKPVQFVEPYLQRLRKEVVLVDQLPLLFTTSVFNNMEFGLKIRGIDKEERKRRIIKGLNMVGMADFMDSPAHQLSGGETQRVALAARLVLKPEILLLDEPTANVDVASAQQIKEAALMARREWNTTLLIASHDRDWLYDVCDQVMHLFKGRLFGTGRENIIFGPWRPLSGHLWEKQLPDGQCIRLSDPPGPDAVAILGLSGIANGMDKQRDEHDAPILKGIVTRLTLDKNSADTLATILIGSLPLTLKLSHHKVQQENLYPGQHVTLKYDPNTVKWL
- a CDS encoding substrate-binding domain-containing protein, giving the protein MKKLGIKLFIAVLTIYFFGGIASAGDKIIKMSTTTSTQASGLLDILLPELEKDTGIQVKVIAKGTGAAIRDGMDGNVDVIFVHAKAREDKFVHDGYGTKRYAVMHNDFVILGPQKDPAAIKGLTHAAAALKKIAAVQAGFVSRGDDSGTHSKEQALWKSTALPLEKMTQTIVKKGKKKEVRFVRPQGQWYLSIGQGMGKALTFADEKQAYILADRGTYIKYKFGRDVPIDLVVLCEGDPALANPYGVIPISPQKHPHVKYDLSKSFAEWLVSSKGQTVINNYRLLGKQLFYPDAVK
- a CDS encoding ABC transporter permease subunit translates to MDTTAAADISAQYQVSAARMEIDRFIVPTVTIFIGLILCFFMLFPLSAILKMSFFKGGEFALANFTFANFQKYFTTAYTVRALWHSLYVSVVTTIIVTIIVFFYAYAMTRTTIRGKTFFRNIIMLPLIAPSIIQALALIYLFGRNGLITAHLLKTDWNIYGATGIIVSEVLYCLPHAFVILYTTLSAVDIRLDEAAESLGASPFKVFTRITLPSAKYGIFSAAALTFNLTITDFGNPVVIGADYNVLATEIYAQVTNLYRFDLGATISIILLVPSLMAFMLNYYISRKTFSMISGAARPVIPPSRPLKKISYTIYCSLVTFAIFLVFATVIIGSFVKIWPYDWTLTLAHYNFPSIGGYSAIWTSVWVSLIVGIVGAFITLVAGYVMETRKPFMKQTIYLLSVMPAAIPGLVMGLGYILAFNKPYYFFYGTPWIIVINIVICNFTLGILSSISNLRNIDPSIEEAAISLGGDTFRTFFRIIFPLSRVAFFQNFVYFFMRSMTTISAVIFLVSATVHLAAIEIIMLDNDGWTASANAMSTCIIVIVLAMLGILQIVAKKTGRRPEGLVSEV
- a CDS encoding ABC transporter substrate-binding protein — encoded protein: MRKIGILFICGLITVFLIAGVAAAKERVVVYTSLENEEIVEYLKVAKKELADLDIQAIRLSTGELGARMLAERDNPQADCIWGWAVTNMSEFVPKGMLVPYKPKGWDKIPANFKDPKGYWTAIDLYAAALVPNTKVLEQKNMPMPKGWNDLLNPVYKDALIMPNPASSGTGFLQVASLLVMMDPDYKNKPVEQNKAWDFLKKLDKNMGQYIKSGSKPAKLTAAGEYAVGASFAFVYSSLKKKGFPVALVMPQEGAGFELEANALLKGAKNEAAAKKFLDWAISKQAMEEYAKFKLGVTYPGVSGPKDLPALETIKLAPMDFPWQSENRTKILEVWQSHFLR